ttggttagttcctcggcctcgaattcggatggatctccgccgaggtccgaaagattccatcccccctggtggtgttccgttcctttttccgctaaattttatgggagttttgggatgctgttgttttttacactgatggctctaaatctgctgatcatgtgggatatgccttcacgtcctctgtcggaacggaaaatcatctgctaccacctacatgtggggtgtttactgcggaattgatggcaatttcccaggcccttacctttattaaacagtctcaacACAACTGcattttgttatgcacggactcaatgagtggccttcttgctattgaccggtgttttcgCACCATCCCTCGGTCTCTGCCATccgtgaccatctcgctgatattcaccgtgctgcttgttccgttgacttcctttgggtccctggccgtgtgggtatcccgggtaatgagctcgctgatcgtttggctgggacAGCAATCACTTagcccccgttttctgtaacccctcctgcagtggatttacggcttcatatcaaatcccacttcacacagtcatgggccaattcttgggaggctactcccctgtctaataaacttcgtgcgaataaggtgacaccaggcccgtggcattCTTCCTTCCGCCTCTCCTGAAAGGActtgaccacactgtgtcgtctccgcattgtcCATAGCAGGCTGACccgtggttttcttttgcgtgatgagccacccccactttgtggttgtggagccttccagtcggtagcccacattttggttgaatgcccccttcttttggctctgcgtgctaagtacagactcccccacgcTTTACCTTTGATGCtggctgacgattcccagatggtctctctggttctcggtttcctctgggaaagtggtttttattctcagttttaaggtttttaatctctctctggtattggggcagggtggtgagtgtttgggtgtctcccactgcaaGCAGTGCTTGGAGATTCCCTGACCAAAAtcctctttttttccccttttcctctgtttttacccttttttttaaggcttggttagtctgcttttcccatacgtactttctacattctaGCTGTTGTACCTTTTAAgccacaggtggtcttgcctatgctgcttcagcatagtgttgggttcgttctcttgctgacttccctcattttgtttttaccattgacaacatgactgcccctttatgtttttagccttttcccttttattgttctgactttcctgagatgtcacattagcggaccacatttgaaacaagggactgatgaccttgctgtttggtcccttaaacctcaaacaaccaaccaatgaTTAGCACCTAACTGTGCAAGTTTGAGAATTTATTTCGAGGCTGCTGTAGGATATACGTGTGTTGTTTATAATGCAAAATGTGAACGTTGAATCCTTACAGAATCTGTCCCACCTACAAGTCTCATACCATCTTCCGACTTGTGAAACTTTGTCGATTCCACCTGCTCATATAGTTGAGGGTTTAAAACATACCTATTTGTTCTTCCACGAGGAAGTCGTTTTGCTAGAAAGTCCGAAGTTGGGAGCAAGGTCAGTTTAGGTGCACTCCACTTTGCTGCTCTGGATTTGTGGCATGTTTACAGAAGTAGTAAAGCTCTGTATAAAGGAAAGCACGGCCATCCTATATCCCTGCATTGGTTGCCGTTCGCATCTCGGGATTGGCAGAGACCGCATCACATGACATTAGAAACCATCGTTGGCCCGAGCATTGTGTGTGAAGCATGGGACTCGTTGTGTATTTTCGAAGTTTTAAGTAGAATAATGCCTCAGTGCTGTGCTTTCGGCTGTTTGTTTCGAGGCAAAAAGGGAGGAGAACTGTACAGGATTCCTTCGGAAGGGAGAGATGCAACAAGGAGGAGAATATAGCTGATGAAACTCAGCAGAATCTGATGAAAATCAGCAGAACCAACTGGCAACCCACAAGAGACTCTAGCTGGTGTGCAGTAAGCACAGTTTGTATTGATCAGCACAAATCATCTTAGGGCTTAAGACTCACTGTGTAATAAACTTGCTGTTTTTTGACTTACTTCGTGATCAGATTTGGTGCATCGTTATACGTGGTTAGCCTAAAGTCGCCAAGATTGTTTTTAAAAGGTACGTCGATTTCAAGCCAATTTTTACCAAAAGTAGTGAAAATGGTTCGTTTCTAGTAGATCTGTAATGTACAGACTGCTGTAAGGGcgtattttttgcagcacaaaagaCAAAATAGCTAAACGTTGTTTTTTGTTGCATATTCAGTGTGTAGGCCCAACTGTGGAAGATGGAAAATGCAACATTTGGATGTTTTAGAGTACGTTGTTGCATCCTCCGAAAATTAAGGTACTATGGCTAACTGTTCTTTAAAGACGAATTAACAATGTATCATTTCCAGTAAGTTTTGTGAAAATAATTGGTGTGATAGTGATGTTCTTTTCCAAATTGcctattgtttgcttttaacagtgTAAGCCTACCCTTTTAACAatcattgaaataaatgaaaagaaaagcatAGCTGAATTGCAACGTCAATCTTAACagtacaggatattttaattacttcttttaaTACAGCTTCTTGTACAATCGGCAGTCTCAGATGGCAATACTAGGTAGGCCTACAATATGCCCATCGTACAATACTTGTTGTTACACAGCAAACGTAAACCTACACAGGAAATATGAATCTTATGAAAAATAAACTTGAATGAATATACAATACATTACCTGAAAGATGTTAGTTCTCtcatgtaaaatgaaattttttttcaattagTTTGCAGGTAGAAGCTGAGAGACTGATCAATGTTGCAGTGTTTCTGTATAGCTACCGTACCTAATTCATGATCCTCTGAGCTTCTTGCACTTCGTGTAGTTATGAGGAATGTGTGCTCGGTTCTATTGATATTGCTGTTTCATATATTTTATATTATAAACTACTGCTATAATgaatagttttgaaatttttatatcACAACGTTTGTATTTAAATTGGCTGATAGTACTGTTTCTGTTTACCAGACTCACTTCACTCCAGACCAGTTTGAAGCCAACAGAGCTGATGGAGTGGAAAAACTTAAACCAAATGCTGTGCCAACCATATTCTGTTACCGTAAGCCACCAATGGTACGTAAAGCTACTGCTGAGAGGAAATCTGTTGGCCTACTAGAGAAACGTACTGAGGATACAGGTAACTCGAAAATAACATTCAGTGCATCAATAGCTTTTTACACGTCATGCTGTCGCTTGCTGCTGAATTGTGATGACACTCTGAAAATCTTGTGTGACTGCTAGCAGTTCACATTAGTTATTTTAATCTGAAGGACACACAAAATTTCCCTTCACAGCATTATGCTTGCAGACACTAGGCGTACCTGTATCGTAGAACTTGTCATAGGAATGCTTTGTCAATTGAGTACAATAAGCATATACCTTTCTAAAAGTTGTAGTAAATATGTGGCCCAGAGTTTCATCTTCAGAAATTGTTTCATACTCTCATTTTAATCCTGAGTTGTGTACAGAAACAgattcaaatatttcattcacaacagctgtatatttttcaaaCTGGCATGTCCAGGGTCTGTTGATGGAGGGAACAAAATACTTTGCCACAAggtaatttagtgaacaggaccacATATCTTACGTACACAGTCCACTTGTATTGGTATCTGGTGAAAGAAATGGTAATGTCTTTCCTCATTCCTTTCTGCTATATCGTTCTACTGCTTGCCACTGGATACGGTATATACTGTACTTCTAATGTACAGTTAAACATTATACCTAAATGCGAAAATAGATGCTTTGATTTGTTACCACAGCTGGTTAAAGTTTACTTAAGTTTCCCCTTACCATTCATGTTTTTAAAACTTTGTAATCAGAGCTTTGCGTTTATTGGCAATATGTGCCACAACAGGTGCTAAGATACCTAATCTTGTGGTTAGGTTTGGACGGGATAATTTAATCATTTATTGCAAATAATGTTTACTTGCACTTAACTGTAATCCCCACTACAACCCACATCAGAAAGTACCACTGGTCCCACAGCTATTATAATTTTTATGTTCAAGCCTGACATGCTCTGTTGTGATTGAAGTGTTGTTGTGAATTCAGTATAATTGCTCATCTACAATTTCACTTTAGTATATGGCATTAATTTTGCATTTCATAGTAGTAAGCACACACCTGGAATAATACGACCCAGATTGTCATAATTTGCTTCTGTGCTTCGAAACTAACATTTTGTCACCTTATGTAGCTGTAAATCACGTATGATAGCATACTGGGAAACAATCCCTGGCTACTTAAAAACATATTATAGTGTTAAATgctttttatttttgaagattgtaatattgcaaatctgtgtttcataggtTGGAGAGCCTTCAAATGTGACCAATGGCATCAGTCCTGCAGAGAACATGGACCCAATAGAAGATGAAGTCACCACCCTGAAGAACCGAGTAAAACAGCTTCATGCTGAAATTGAAGTTTTAAACTGAAAACTCAACCTCTCTTCTTTTGTGCCTTTTACTAAAGACAACCTCCTTGCCGGTGTGCACGGTTTATTCGGCGCAGATCAGTTTGCAATATTAACAAAGGGGAAACGCTGCAGGAAGGGCTGAAAATTAGACTAGCTTGTGGTGGTATAGggtacaaagtcctgctggaaaataaaCTTCCGTTTCCTTCAGACAGAACCCCGATATGTTCGCTACAGAATGTAAAATTTAGGCCTGTTGTGCTGAGGGAGCTCATAAGCTCGCTGAAAGTCAAGCTTCGGCACATGTTATCAGGGGAGAAACATAGTGTTCTCGTGACGGATGAGTTTAGTGTCAATCCATCATTCGAATATGATTGAAGCAATGGCTGCATCATTGGTAATCATACCATACCTCCATCAAATCTTGCCCTTGCAACAACTACAGCTTCTCATGCATTAGTTTTTATGCTGGGTGGTACCACCTCAAGATGGAAAGAAATCATAGGTTACCATTacagggactggtgacctcagatgttaggtccaatagtgcttagagccattttaccatTACACATGGCCATCTTTTTTCCAGTTCTCATGTCAAAGACATCATTATAAACATTATTAGAGAATCTCGGGCATTCGTACAATGTTCACTGCATCGTGTCAGATACGGCAGGGCACAATCGAGCTGAATGGCGAGAATTTGGAATTGTTGTCGAAAGGTTTTCAGAATTAGTTTCTGCCAGTATCCTTGTGATAATAATAGGAAACTAATTTTCCTCACAGATTCACCACACATTTTGAAAAGTATGAGGATTCAGTTAGTCAATGGGCAATCAGTCTTCTTTTCACAAAATGTTGTCGAGGAACGTGATCTGCCTTGTAATGAGGTACATATAAATCGTGTATAACAGTGGCTTGAGGTAGGCAGTGGTTTAAGTCTTAAACTGGTACCAGAACTGTGTGAGGGGTGTCTGAGGCCAAACAATTACgagaaaatgaaagttggctcGGCTACTGCCCTAATTAACAGCGAGACTGCAGCAGCCAGTGAGTATGCTGTCTAGACAGAGAAACCGCAGcaaaatactttaaccacagcacgaTTTCTAAAGCACGTTCGTGAGTGGTCTTGCCTCATGACATCCAGAGCTCCAGTTATGGCTCTGAGTTGTTATGATGAACAAACATACAGTGAGGCTCTCTGCCATCTTTAGGACACTGTGATTATTTGACAACTTGGAAATTGGCCTGAACAGTGCCTGGAAACCAATTCAGTCTGGCGTAGTTTTGATAACTGCCAGTATTTTGGAATTTTAGGACACATTCCTGAAtgagaataaatttaaatttttgctgTCGAGTAGATTTACAAAAGATCCTTAGAAAATCTGTTTTCAGTGGTCAGGTTCAAAAGTTCTATACCAGCACCACAAGAGTAGAAATTGGCACTGAGGGTTATTGCTCTTTCTCTGATCTTTATTACTGTCAcagataataatgaaaataaaattaatggggGAATCGCTAAGTGAAGATGAGGATAAGTGTTCCGAGGAAGTTGATGGCCCCCTTCGTAATGCTGTGTGTGATGGTGAGCACCAGTCTCTCTACTATTTATGTGGTCACACTGTTAGGCAAGTTATGAAGCGTCACGAACTTTGCAAATTTTTCGAGGGGAGCCCAATAGTGTCTAGAGAAAATGTCTGTATGTCTGTGAACGTGCTTTTACAACTAAAATCCTTTAGAGACCTCACTTATTGAGCCAGCAAGTGAGGTTTTGTTTGTATTTCAAAAGGCAGAGGTGTAGTTGAGAAGCAAACAAAAAGATGTTACTCTcaggtgaattgttgctctctgATGTAGCCACTTCTGTGGTTGCGTCAGTGGaggagaaagtagttttcccagcctgccacagtgtacaggagaaaataattcaCAGCTTCCTAGCAACAAGAATTCATCTGCTTCTAAGGGAGCGAAATAAGATATAAGGTTTAGTGACACAAGGCAGTAGAAGCAGGCCATGACAAAGTTATTGCAGAAACTGTGGCTTCCGAAATcactttttactaaatgatttgaaaaattgacatACATTAGCATGTTGAGACATAAAATCTGTGTTAACGATTTTTCTTCAAATGTTCTCATTTTTCTTTTACgtacagttatttttatatttttgttttacgtTTCTTTCTCAGAGTGTGGAGTGCTTTTATTATCTCGTGTAATATTTGCTACATTTTGCAAGTAGAGTATACCCCTGTCAAGGGTTCAGAAtgatgaatatataaataaaaacttcatcttTCAACCTGTGTACATATTTGACTTTTGTGATTTCCCAtcacttttgtttttcttgtaattCATTTGCTTTCCTTAGTTTTTGTTTCTCTGAATTTCAGTAGCCTTTTATACGTACGGTGTATCTACATCAATTAATACAGAAGGAAGTCTGTAAAGTTTCCCTCCCTTCTCAGCTCAAAAAGTACAGCCAAAGCCACAGCACGTAACATAACTGAAAATGAAACTTTCGAAACTACAATACTTCTGCTGCATATGCAAACTAAGTTGACCGTATGTGGGAAATGACTCTGACTCTACGTTTGCAGCCATTGCACTGTGTCAGCTTAGTTTGTGGAAATGGAGAAGTTACCTGGGAGCGGCAGAAAATGGGCATTACTGCGCACACACAGCTGCGATGACGTGCACGGCGCTTGCTCGGCACGTACGCTTTTCCTCGCAtttgtgtttgaaatttcgtgcGTATTAAGGCATCGTGTGAAGCACTGTGTCATGGTGTTCAGAGGGGACATAGGGAGTTATTGTACTTAGGGCAATTGTTTTACCATTTCCTATCCGGATAAGAAGTGCAAAATAAGGAAGCAGGTCTGGAGTAATATTCAATTTACAACTAGAGTATTCAGCTCAAAGTATCACAATATTTTGCTATGTGATGACTTGAACATAGATTTTATTTGTTTGTACCCTGCAATACCGCTATGTAGTATTTCTGATGAGATTTCTATCTTCACACACTGGAAAAAACTAGTAAAAAAGGAtataaatttcttgcaaaaaaaagTGAATGAACTAGAAAGAAAGAACTTGTTACTCGTACACACTGGAACTGTGGATAATAAGTTATTTCAAGACTATTTTAAAGTGTATAAAAAGTATAGAAAGTTATCTGTGACGTGCCGAGAAACTGTACAGTTGGCAGTGTGTGTTGTGCTCTAGGAACAAATAGAAAGCCATGTGCGGAGTTACAGTAATGAGGCAATGTGCTGCCAGTCTATAATTTACCACAGAACGGCATTCTGTAAATTTAAGATGAAGACAACATAAATTATTAAATAACCACAAGCATAGAGGAGGTAACGGACAAGTGCTGAAACACTTCTCGATCGAAACACATTGTTTCACCGAAGGAAGActtgtaaaattctgctaaagctgttaatatatttgaaatgaaatacTTTATGCATAACTGCTTACCAATTTGCCTGCTTAGTCATCTTCAAATGAATGTTTATGTATGCTGGTACACAGATAGTGTTAAGAGATATTATTATAtcgtaaaagaaacaggacatcggaGAATATTCCAAGTGCATGTGaagttcgtaaaccatactaaaatacataatttggcttaaagtgcacattcgtacttTGATTCACAGTCGAGTACCTAGTATTAAGCTTTTCTGAGTGGTATTTGGGATGCtagttttcttggagtaccagtactgtggtATCTCACGCTCGGTTCTCTATTACGGCGTAATGCTATATACGACAGAAAATGAAAGCGTGCACTTGAAACTGAGCAAACAGTTGAAATTAGCCagcagtgtggaatgaaacactttgttaaataaaaaaagaaaaaaaactgctgctgcagacaagatcaataaaaaccaaatttctttagcaaactgatagaaataacttcactgttctacaAGACGTTTAAAGCTTGGTTGCCAATAACGTGGAAATAAAATCGGAGAACAgaaactaataaaatattttagtctacatgactatgtgaatgtattttaattcacttcatagctcccagccacagaaatccattttgttttcatttgacgagaGTCCTGTAAATGAGGGGAGAAAAGGAAAAGCACTAAACGTAAACATGGCTAACCTGAAGAGTATCCCCCACTACAACTCGGGCTGTGTTACTCGGGCTGCTGTGCACTTGCACAAATCTGGCAGCTCGGGTGTACCAGAATAATTTTTCTCTGCACCAAATGGCTGGCTGCTCACTGCTACTGCTCGTACAGCCAGCAGCCACGCACAGAGTATCCAGAAGTGGGAGAGGGCGCTACTCGTATGCGACCTCAGCTCTGCGCATGTGCGTGACCCCGCTTGCAACTGCTCAAAGGGACACCGTCTAGAAACGAGACTCACAGCATGCATCGTGACGTCACAGCGGTGGCCGTATAAATAATACAGGGGCGATTCTACAAGTCGGTCGAGGGGGGATGGCTAATTGTTGGGGAATGGAATattgcttaacaaaaggagagctgGGGTCCTCCAATGACAAAATGGTAAAATTTAGTGTTGCTTAAAGTGGTTTTTGTTAACTGTtttggaagccggccgcggtggccgagtggttctaggcgcttcagtccggaaccgcgcaactgctacggtcgcaggttcgaatcctgcctcggccatggatgtgtgtgatgtccctaggttagttaggtttaagtagttctaagttctaggggactgatggcctcagatgttaagtcccatagtgctcagagccaactgttttggagttcagggtaaaaaatgtgtattaataaataataagacgcccattttaagttaaatgatatttattggtataGATAGTAAGCAATTTCCCGCTGTTATTCTTTTGTTAACCTGTGTTTGAGATATATAGCAACCTATATTGCTGCATAATTATTTAAAGAGTGATTGAATCTGTTgtagtaatatattcgctgatttctgaagtcattttatccagtgtaatatgataatcagttgggtggggggggaggggctatagcccccatagcGCCCCACCCCCTCACTTACCTCCATCCCTGGTATAACATTGGCACTTCGGCAGGCCCTGCAACACAGACTGTTCAATAATGAAGAAATGTTTGCTGGGtaacacaacaaccacaacaaatgGACGATACAGAAGTCAGCTATGAGAAAGGTAGCGCGCCTTACCTCCGGCTAACTGCGTTCGACCACGAAACGTGACAGCAGTCGACGAGTGTGCTGCGCATTGGTGATGCATTCGTATACGGCGAGGTGACAAAAACTCGTGGGACAGCGACATGCACACGTATACATAAGGCGGCAGTATCGCGTTCACAAGTTATAAGAGGGCAGTGTATTGcgagggctgtcatttgtactcgggtgattcacgtgaAGAGATTTCCGACGTGGTTGCAGCTGCACATTGGGAATTGACACTCTgtgaatgttagttggagctatgctcatgggacattctatttcagaAATCAGTAGGAATTAAAAatttgcgagatccacagtgtcgagagtgtgccgataataccaaatttcaggcatcacctctcaccacagacaacgcagtggtcacAGGCCTTCAATTGACGACAGAGAGCAGCACTGTCtgtgtagaggtgtcagtgctaacagacaagtaacactgtgtgaaataatcgcagCAGCCAATGTGGGACGTATCCATTAGAATATTGTCGCGAAATTTGGCAGCAGATAACTGGAGCGATTGCCTCTGGTAACAGCAAGATGACAGCTGCAGCTCCTCTGCTGGGCTCTTGACCGTATCGGTTGGGCTCCAGACAACTGCATAACCGTGCCCTACTCAGGTGAAACCTGATTTCAGTGGGTAAGAGCTGACGGTGTggagcaggccccacgaagccgtggatgcGGGTTGTCGAGAAGGCACCGTGCGAGccggtcgtggctccataatggtgtgggctgtgtttacattgaatggatttGGCCCTCGTTGTGtctgatttatttcgtgttccataggtccaactgtgatGGATACACAAGGACATGGAACGAGTCACGTTCttacaaatacaatctgataagcttatagcatatacagaaatttgagtacataattacataaaaatgtatacagtaaattctttgggcagcaatacagaaaaaaatatacatattttcgtaggatcattaaaacactacagaaaacagagtaCACACAGGtacagagctcaggttaaataacattcttagagGCATTacgtcaacttgtattatataatattaaaatgttGCAATTTATTTAGTTAATAATTGATCTCGACTGtagaaagctttttctagcagaaatatttttagtgctttcttaaacttactcttgttatgaatctctgtctttatttcaggaggaagagcaCTGAAGtgttttgctccagtgtagtggacacccttttgcgCCAAGATCAAATTTCTGAGCttgctgtgtatgtcattcttcctccgtgtgttatactcatgataattactgcttggttgaaatatctctatatttttacaaacaaaacacatgagagaaaaatatattggcatgtagttgtgtatattttatgtttacgaaaactatttctacacaagTCTCTTGGGCaaaatccacatataattcttaaagctcgcttctgtgcaatgaacactttcctcgCCAAcagctggttgccccaaaaaataattccgtactcaatgagagaatgaaaataggcatagtatgcCATTTTTGCAATGTTAGGTTCAACAcctgtagtgacaacccgtaaagcatagcTAGCAGAgttaagcctcttacagagatcaataatatgtgaagaccagttcattttcttgtcgatgcgcactccaagaaattttgttgtttccattctttctatttgttgattaccacatgtcacacttatctctctctcattctctgtttttgtacagaattgaataaagctggtcatACTACAATTTAATGAGACCATCCACCTTGAACtaattaaccacatctgagagtatgtgattaatgagttcctcaagattacgtaccccaacttcacaaccatcggttcctcctccatctaaacatcatatttccaagaaggctaataagaaacccagttcatctccttctctgccaaagcgtgtctcatctacagcaccacctggcggaaatcgccctcggccgtcttctgtgtcgctgaggcgcactgctggcggccgatcgctggtggcaggagctgctgctgaaaaacctatggatcaggatcttctgccttcggctgaatgccattccatgcggttggtcgcaagctctgagcagtcgttgagttgacagcaaccttggtcacattcctccattttctgttcaccctatgtccaccATCccctggaatatccgcggcattcgagccaatcgggatgaattgtcgatcctcttgcgATCCTACTCGCcgatcatcttctgtcttcaggaaacaaagctgcatccccgtgaccgctttgttctcccccactttcagtccgtccgatatgatctcccctctgttgaaggcactccagcccatggaggactcgtgattcttctccacgatactctccattatcacccaatccacttaaatacttccttccaagctgtcgctgtgcgtctttccctttctggatataccttttctctttgtactgtatacattccatcgtccacaccaatggcacgagctgatctccttcatcttcttggtcagcttccatccccctatttgctggttggggacttcaatgcccaccacccggtttggggatctccacatccttgtccacgtggctcactattgctagacgtcttccaccaagcggatctagtctgcctcaacactggggtccccacatttttgtctgcctccacgacaaatttctctcatttagacctttcggtcggtactgttccgctagctcggcgcttcgaatggttcgcccttgatgatatacactcgagtgatcactttccacgtgtccttagactgcaatctcaactgccctatatgcgcccgcgacgctggaagtttgcccaagccaactggacacttttttcgtctctagcgacattcgatgactgtcactttcctagcatcgacgatgaggtcacacatcttaccaacgttattcttacagctgcggaacgttcaataccacgcacctccggattgccccggcgccccccagttccttggtggaacgaggcatgccgtgatgcaatacgtgagtggCGACGTGGTCTCCGCGTTTtccaccaccatcctactttggccaactgtatccgctacaagcagttccgtgcgcgatgccgtcgcgtcatacgcgatagcaagaaggcaagctggaaattctttattagctcatttaacaccttcactccctcctcggaagtttggagtcggattcgacggttatcaggcgtgcctagtttctccccggtctctgggctcactgtcacgcatgatacattagtggaccccgtcgcaatttctcactccttgggtaaacactttgctgagatttcgagttcttcaaattacccgccagcgtttctcccgaagaaacgtgcagcggaagtgcaacctcttgctttcttctctcaaaatcgcgaaagctacaatactgttttctccatgcgggaactccaacatgcactctcttcttctcgctcaaccgccccaggaccagatggcatccacatccaaatgttgctgcatttatcaacccatagtctgcgttacctccttcgcctttataatcgaatttggaccgacagtacttttcccagacgatggcgggaagctatcgtcgttcctgttccgaaacctggaaaggacaaacatctcccctctagttatcgccccatttctctcacaagtagtgtatgtaaggttctggagcgtatggtgaattgccgtttagcttggtggctggagtcccgcagtcttttaacacctgcccaatgcggattccgaaagcatcgttctgcagttgaccatcttgttgctcaacggaccagccttcttgaacgactt
This DNA window, taken from Schistocerca serialis cubense isolate TAMUIC-IGC-003099 chromosome 11, iqSchSeri2.2, whole genome shotgun sequence, encodes the following:
- the LOC126427137 gene encoding THAP domain-containing protein 1-like — its product is MNICRANWQNTKVTALCKTHFTPDQFEANRADGVEKLKPNAVPTIFCYRKPPMVGEPSNVTNGISPAENMDPIEDEVTTLKNRVKQLHAEIEVLN